Genomic window (Streptomyces liliiviolaceus):
CTCCGACCGGAAGGTTCAGCAACAGCGTCTCGAACAGCGTCGCCCCGGCCAGCAGGGTGACACCCATCTGCCCGAGCGGGCCGGTCGGGTTGCCTGTGGTCTTGCCCGCTTTTGCCTTCGGGTCGCCCACGGCACCCGTTTTGATCGCCGCAGTGTCCCAGCACTGTGTATGCAACAGCCAGTGCGCCGCCTGCGCCGGAGTCAGCGAAAAGAGATCGCCTTCCGTGCGCGACGCGAACAGCGGCACATTGTTGCCGGTGGCGGCAGTCGCGACAATCAGGGCGGCGTTCTTCGTCTCGTCCTTCGCGCTACGCAGGCCACCGACCTGACCGAAGGGCTGCACCGGATCGAAAAGGTCGAACCGTTCACGGTGCGTGTCCAGATACGCCTCCAGCCTCGAACGCTGCTCCGGTGACCAGCGTCCGGTGGAGAACCAGCTCACCCACTCACGCTCGTCGGCCGGCCTGCCCAGAGCGTCGAGGATCACCGGCAGCAGAACCTGCCGCAACACGGCCGGCCTCTGGGTGGGGAGTTGCACCACGAGGTCGCCGAACTCGTGTGCCTCCAGCAACGCGGTACGCAGCGAGCGCTCTTGCGCTACTCCCCCTGCGGCCGGCGGTAAGAGCAGCCATGGATCGTCTGTCAGAAAAAAGCCATCAGTCATCGGTCCCCCCTTTGATGAAGCTTCTATGTTTAAGCTAGCAGCAGTGCCGAGGGGGGCACATGCTTTCTCCTCAAACAGGTGCGACAATCCGGCCGTTGACCCCAACCCTCGGGCCGTGACGGCCTGAGGCCCGGGGATGATCCCCTTCTGTGTTTGCACAGCGGATCGGGACCCGCCTCGACCCCGCGCCACGCGGGGCACCGGGCCGCCGGGCGCCAGCCCGGCGGCCCACCGCACCCACGCAAACCGCGCGACAGGCCCCGGAGTGTCTACTCCTGCCGGAGCCCGAACTCGTCGTCGTAGGACACCGTGAGGTCACCCAGCCGGGCCCTGCGTGAGGCGTCCAGCACCAGAGCACGGCTGTGACGCAACCACGGATGCCCGTGCCAGCCGGGCAGTGGCTGCAACTGCGCGGCCGCTTGCGTCAACTTCGGCGGCAGACGCACCACCGAGCCCAGCACCTCCTCCAGCACCTCCGGCGCCACCTCACCATTGACGCTCAAGGCCCGTCCCGCCAGCGTCCTGAAGACCGCATCGTCCTCCTCCCGGACCACCAGGACGACCTCGACGGATTCGTCACCATCACGCACCGCGGCCTGCAGTGAGTCCTCGTTGCTGCCCGCGGTGGAGCCGCCGTAGTGCAGACCTGCCAGCGTCCGCTTCTCGTGCTCACCGGGCGCGGTCAGCAAGAACTGCCGTGCGTTCTCGGCACGCGTTCGGTCCCTGCTCTCCTGCTCCCGGCATGCCTCTTCGCCGGCCTCCCGCCACATCTGGGGCAGCAGCGACGCATCCGCCCCATACACCCTGGCCACCACCTCAGGCACGTCGCCTGGAACCGACCACACCTCACCCGCGCCGGGCAGCACCGCCGCGGTGCGCAGCAGCAGATGGCGCCCGTAGATCATCTCGCTGGCGAACGCGAACGCCGGCTCACGGCCTTCACGCGGCTCGAACCCGGTGAGGAACACCTGCGGCACGCGCAGCCTGTCCGGACGCCAGGTGTCCTCGTGCCGGTGCAACCGGCCGATGCGCTGCAACAGCAGGTCGACGGGCGCCAGATCCGTGACGAGCAGGTCGGCATCGACGTCGAAGGACTGCTCGGCAAGCTGAGTCGCCACCAGGATCAACCGGCCATCCCTGGGCCGCGGTGTGCGCGGACCCAGCAGGCGCAGGCTCTCCTCCGTCAGATCGGCGCGCCGGGCCACGGTGAAGCGAGCGTGCAGAAGCCGCACTTCGTCCCTGCCGAACCGCCCGCGCAACTCCTCATAGAGGCTCTGTGCCCGCGCAACGGAGTTACGGATGACCAGCGCGGTTCCCCCGTCGGCGAGCTCGCTCGCCAGCAGGTCCCCTACCCGCGCATCCGCCTCGCCCTGCAGCCGTTCGCGCTCCTGACGCGAACGATGTGCACCGGGCACCGCCTCGGGCACGATCCGCACCCGCACGCCGAGGTCCTCGCGCCAACTGCCGGTCGCATCCATATGGATCTGCGGCTCCCCCGAGGCCGGCAGCCATGCGGCCGTGACGCTCGGGTACCCCGACGGCACAGGCACCTGGACCCGGAGCTCCTCCCGTGAGGCCGCACCGGCCAGGTACGCCTCGACCAGCGCCTGGCGCTGCGCGGGTGCCAGCGTCGCCGACAGGACGAGCACCGGCACCCCGGCCTGACCCAGCCAGCGCAGCGCCTCTTGCAGAAACTGGCTCATGTACACGTCGCACGCGTGCACCTCGTCCAGGATCACGACCTTGCCGGCCAGGCCCGCCATGCGCAGCATCACATGCCGTGTACGGGTAGCCGCGTACAGAAGCTGATCGATCGTGCCGACCACGAACGGGGCCAGCAGCCCGCGCTTCGATCCCAGAAACCACTCCGCGGGCGCCCGCCGCTCCGGCACATCACGCGCCTCGGACTCGACTCCGTACGGGTCGTCCTCCAGCCCGAACTCGTCCACCCCGCAAAATGCCTCGTCCGCATACGCGCCGGCGTCCTCAAGCAGAGCTTTCCACTCCCGGTTGAACGCCCTCTTGCCGTGCAGCAGCACCACCCGGGACGCCAGGTGCTCGTCGACCGCCTCCAGCCACCGACGTGTACGGGTGAACATGGGATCACTGGTTGCCTGGGTCGGCATTCCCACGAACACGCCATCCGCGCCGAACCTGGCAGCCAGGACTTCCGCCGCAGACTGAGCAGCCTCCGTCTTGCCCTCACCCATCGGCGCTTCGACCACCACGATCCCCGGACTGCCCATGCGGCGAACCGCCTCGCCTACCATGGCCTGCGAGGGCCGCGGCGCATACCCGAACCGGTCCCGGAACGCCTCCGGCCCCGGCACGGCCAAAGCACCCCAACCGCCCTGCAACCCCAGAGCCTGCCACGCCGACGCCGCCCGCTCACGGGAAGCATCCAGACTCACCAGCCGCAGATCGTCCACACCCACGAAGAACCGCTCATCACTGGCAATCCAGTCCGCCATCACCACCAAGCCGCTGAGCTGCAACTGAAGCGCCCTGGACGGAACCACCACGGGCTCCACTTCGCCGAGGCCCCCGAACCCGATCTCCTGGGTGAACACATCAAGCACAGCCTGCTGGACCTGACGCCACGTTCCCCTCCCCCGCAACTGCCCCTTCGCGTGACGCGGTTCCTGCACATCCCGCAGCGAAGGGAACGCACCATGGTGTCCAGCCACCAGCGGCCACACCCAGTCCAGTTGCCTCACATCCCAACCGGCCCCGGCCAGCACCTCCCGCGTTATCAACCCACCCGCCCAGTCGTGACGCCACCGCCTCTGCTGCTTGGCTCCCGCCACAGCAGCCGACTCCACCCATGTCAGCCCCGACCTGCGCACAGCCTCCGCTCCCTCGGGCCACAGACGCTGATGCGCCGGCGTCACCTTCCCGCAGTCGTGAGCTCCGCACAACCAGACGAACAACCGCCGCCCGCGCCCCGGCCCGCCCGCGACCTCATCCA
Coding sequences:
- the cas3 gene encoding CRISPR-associated helicase Cas3', coding for MSERYGPVVVRALETLWGKSRERAGGATNLLLAHLVDTAAVAELLWDGFLARSTCLALDEVAGGPGRGRRLFVWLCGAHDCGKVTPAHQRLWPEGAEAVRRSGLTWVESAAVAGAKQQRRWRHDWAGGLITREVLAGAGWDVRQLDWVWPLVAGHHGAFPSLRDVQEPRHAKGQLRGRGTWRQVQQAVLDVFTQEIGFGGLGEVEPVVVPSRALQLQLSGLVVMADWIASDERFFVGVDDLRLVSLDASRERAASAWQALGLQGGWGALAVPGPEAFRDRFGYAPRPSQAMVGEAVRRMGSPGIVVVEAPMGEGKTEAAQSAAEVLAARFGADGVFVGMPTQATSDPMFTRTRRWLEAVDEHLASRVVLLHGKRAFNREWKALLEDAGAYADEAFCGVDEFGLEDDPYGVESEARDVPERRAPAEWFLGSKRGLLAPFVVGTIDQLLYAATRTRHVMLRMAGLAGKVVILDEVHACDVYMSQFLQEALRWLGQAGVPVLVLSATLAPAQRQALVEAYLAGAASREELRVQVPVPSGYPSVTAAWLPASGEPQIHMDATGSWREDLGVRVRIVPEAVPGAHRSRQERERLQGEADARVGDLLASELADGGTALVIRNSVARAQSLYEELRGRFGRDEVRLLHARFTVARRADLTEESLRLLGPRTPRPRDGRLILVATQLAEQSFDVDADLLVTDLAPVDLLLQRIGRLHRHEDTWRPDRLRVPQVFLTGFEPREGREPAFAFASEMIYGRHLLLRTAAVLPGAGEVWSVPGDVPEVVARVYGADASLLPQMWREAGEEACREQESRDRTRAENARQFLLTAPGEHEKRTLAGLHYGGSTAGSNEDSLQAAVRDGDESVEVVLVVREEDDAVFRTLAGRALSVNGEVAPEVLEEVLGSVVRLPPKLTQAAAQLQPLPGWHGHPWLRHSRALVLDASRRARLGDLTVSYDDEFGLRQE